A genomic window from Gambusia affinis linkage group LG16, SWU_Gaff_1.0, whole genome shotgun sequence includes:
- the slc39a8 gene encoding metal cation symporter ZIP8: MCDVKWLAACALALTAVTHGVEVSGRNGQEFLENILHFYGENESITTAKLEDMLLLISARRSESISEGNPLESKECPSAEQILSHFGFSNVTELTVGHLGRICPAVLTQVLLPSCPYVNPITVPSVDYSVWGYGFLAVTIINLASLLGLVLIPFTKKPYFPQVLTYFIGLAIGTLFSNAVLQLIPEALGFDPKADDYVGKAVGIFGGFYLLYIVEKILKMFLGIGLEHGHSHFTPADPPQENSVQNGDARVKSDSVVLTNIATVSTDKSSPAVEPQQDAPVSEVTCHWLRGKRITSIKTVAWMISLSDAVHNFIDGLVIGASFTVSVLTGFSTSTAIVCEEFPHELGDFVILLNAGMSVPQAVFFNLLSAMSCYVGLVFGILLGNSFAPNPIFAIAGGMFLYIALADMFPEMDSIAKEQQRTSSKIVFFLIQNAGLLTGFAIILLITMFAGNINLG, translated from the exons ATGTGTGATGTGAAATGGCTCGCCGCGTGCGCCCTGGCGCTGACTGCGGTCACCCACGGCGTTGAGGTGTCTGGGCGGAACGGACAGGAATTTCTGGAgaatattttacacttttacgGTGAGAATGAATCAATTACGACAGCGAAGCTTGAAGACATGCTGCTGTTGATCTCAGCCAGGAGATCTGAGTCAATAAGTGAAGGAAATCCGCTGGAAAGCAAAGAG TGTCCCTCAGCGGAGCAGATTTTGTCCCACTTTGGCTTCAGTAACGTCACTGAGCTGACCGTGGGACACCTGGGGCGGATCTGTCCCGCCGTGTTGACCCAGGTGCTGCTGCCCTCCTGCCCCTATGTCAACCCGATAACGGTGCCCTCCGTCGACTACTCTG TGTGGGGTTATGGATTTCTGGCTGTTACCATCATCAACCTGGCGTCCCTTCTCGGTCTGGTGCTGATCCCCTTCACCAAGAAGCCTTATTTCCCTCAAGTGTTGACTTACTTTATAGGCCTCGCCATCGGGACTCTCTTTTCCAATGCTGTGCTGCAGCTCATACCAGAG GCTCTGGGCTTCGATCCTAAAGCAGACGACTACGTGGGAAAGGCAGTTGGCATATTTGGAGGATTTTACCTTTTATatattgtggaaaaaatactGAAGATGTTTCTCGGGATTGGCCTCGAG CACGGCCACAGCCACTTCACTCCCGCCGACCCGCCTCAGGAAAACAGCGTCCAGAACGGAGACGCTCGGGTGAAAAGCGACTCTGTGGTTTTGACCAACATCGCCACCGTTTCTACGGATAAGAGCAGTCCGGCGGTCGAGCCCCAACAG GACGCCCCGGTGTCGGAAGTGACGTGTCACTGGCTGCGCGGGAAGCGCATCACCAGCATCAAGACGGTGGCCTGGATGATATCTCTGAGCGACGCCGTGCACAACTTCATCGACGGCCTGGTCATCGGCGCGTCGTTCACCGTGTCCGTTCTGACGGGGTTCAGCACGTCCACCGCCATCGTTTGTGAGGAGTTTCCCCATGAGCTGG GCGACTTTGTTATCCTACTGAATGCTGGAATGAGCGTCCCGCAGGCCGTTTTCTTCAACCTGCTGTCGGCAATGTCCTGTTATGTCGGCCTCGTGTTCGGCATCCTGCTTGGAAACAGTTTTGCCCCGAATCCTATCTTTGCCATCGCGGGAGGAATGTTCCTGTATATTGCACTAGCAGACATG tTTCCAGAAATGGACAGTATAGCAAAGGAACAACAGAGAACGTCGAGCAAGATCGTCTTCTTTCTGATCCAGAACGCCGGGCTGCTCACCGGCTTCGCCATCATTCTGCTGATCACCATGTTTGCTGGGAACATAAACCTGGGATag